The Populus nigra chromosome 4, ddPopNigr1.1, whole genome shotgun sequence genome contains the following window.
CTAAGTAGTAattcttgatataaaaaaaagatttatgtgCTGCAATGTCCGATTAATGTATCGAAAATTCGAGAGCTAGCattgaatataaataaacaatagcATGGAATGTTAAATATGGAGTGTTTCTAAGAAAGAGTGCATGAATGACCCAAACTCCAAGAAACTCTCTATACAGCTAGCTGACGTTTTCTTTTGATGCCCCGTTCGCCTTCCATAGCTTTATTTGGAGTGATTTCTGCATCTGAAATATTGcgaatatattcttttttttctttttgtttttatccctCTTTATTACACTTGTATCATgtgttgatttattatttttagcatattaatttcatttttgacTCGGGTTTGAACCTTGCTTACCATGCGCTCATTGACAAATTCGTTCACAGGGAGCACTTAACCaagacaaaagacaatattCTACAGCACGAGAGCTGAAAGTTGACAATTGTTGATTTCAACCCCCCTTGTGTCGAGAATAAGGATTTCAGGAGTTATTTAACTTACGATAGTTCTAATAAACGTGGGATTGATTCTAGTTAGttgtaaaatcaaaattgtaTCCATGGAACTAGGAATTTTAATCTGGGAGAGCCGAAATAGAGGAAAAAAACTTCACGGGGAgctaaaattttgtattttgtatttttattgaacGAGAAGGATGGAAAAAGGCAcctattaattaataatcaaccATATATTGGGACATGAATGCGTAGATCGAAGCAATAAGGTCTTATAAAGAGCAGGAGTGGAGAAACCTAAATGGGTTTGGTTTGTTGTGCAGTCAAGCACGAGATAAAATGGAGGAATCTGTGCCCACTAGCTAGGATGAGGATGAGAATAGGAGGGCGCCGGGTCGGTCTGTCTACCCTCActaccttctctctctctctctctctctctctctctctctctctcactgcCAGGACCAGCACACAATTTAATCAATGGCACCGAAGTCAAAACTCAAAACCTAACTTGAACATACCCTTTCTCTAGTAGCAACTGGCCTgtagaaaaaatagaagaaaccCCAAAAATAACCATAATGATGCATGTgacttgaaagtaaaaaaagggaggaaaaaaatcatcttaagcTGATTGCTAACTCCCTGATGTATAGAGAAAACCCAAGAATGATGAAAAGGACAGAGCTCACATGAGCCGAACCAGATCACCCATGGGCCCATACGCACAAATCCTCTCTCAATCCTCAATCCTCGAATCCTCATGGGTCTTTCTTTAATAGCAGAAAGAAGCGAGAAAATATTTGTGGTTCGTTGCTTGTAGAGAGAGAAGATTTTAGGAAACTATAATTGGGAAGCAAAAACCCTCATACAAcagctctctctccctctctctctctgatgtAGCTAGGTCAACCACATGATGAACAGCTtgccttctttctttctaatatTGAATTACCGTATGGCTTGTCTTGTTTAGGGTTTtgagtgttttgtttttatattttatttttagtcaaagAAGAAGGCACCGACTCTTTGGTTTGTATTGAGCTAGATGATTGCTCCCCCTTTGCTTCTCTTCTTTGTGGCCTCACagattttgaaagagaaaatctTCTAAACAAGAAACCAAATCCTCTAGAGCAGGTGAGGTAAGGCCTTGTTTGTGCTCCATATTTCGCTAAAAAGTCGTAACcccacttttttcttcttcttttctttctttctcctcaaTCATCATTTCTATTTTGGTTGTTGGATTTCAATTCTTCAAGATCTACTGTGATCATAAGAAGCTCTTAGTGGGTCATCATGAACTTCGTTGAAGGAGAAAGAGGGGATTTTGATAAAGAAGAACAAGGAGAAGAGAAACAGGAAGGAGAGGAAGCTGTGAAGACAAGTAAGCtcctcttttcttctccttgtaCATCATCTTCTTCTACCAAGTACACAAATTTTCTTCCTGGGCACCACAACATGTGGCCTGGTTCATTTGATCAGTCACAACAAGATAGCAAAACCCAAGAACCATCTCTCAATTTTGATAAGAAGCTAGAGCTCATGGAATTATCACTGGGAAATAACAATGAAACTGAGAGAACTAGTGCCGGTGCTGTTGTTGGTGCTAGAGAGTCTATGGAGAGAGAGCACATGTTTGACAAAGTAGTGACCCCAAGTGATGTAGGCAAGCTAAACCGTCTTGTTATACCAAAGCAACACGCAGAGAGGTACTTCCCTCTTGATTCTTCATCGAATGAAAAAGGCCTCCTCTTGAACTTTGAAGACCGGAACGGCAAGCCATGGCGGTTCCGGTACTCTTATTGGAACAGTAGTCAAAGCTATGTAATGACCAAAGGTTGGAGCCggtttgtaaaagaaaaaaggcttGATGCAGGCGATATTGTGTCGTTCCAACGCGGTGTTGGTGAGTCAGGCAAGCATCGTCTGTTCATAGACTGGAGACGCAGGCCTAATGCACCAGATCCAACAACATTCTCACATTTAGAGCTCCAAAATCAGCAACACTATCCACAGTCAGTGCGGTGGGGCAGGCTGTACTCCATGCCCCAATCTAATTTATCCATGCAGCAACCTCAATTGCGACATTTGAATTACAGCATTCATCCTTATCAACAACAGCAACATCAGAATCGTAATCATCAGAATCATTATCATCAACCGTCTACGATTAGTTATGGCAATTCAGCGCAGTATTACTTAAGGCCACCAGAGACACTTCAGATTGGGGCAATGCATCAACAAGCTGGAGGAAGTCATGTCCCACTGGTGATAGATTCAGTGCCAGTTGTTCATGGTAAAACTGCGGGGAAGCGGCTCAGGTTGTTTGGTGTAAACATGGATTGTCCTACACAGGATGATGGTCAGTCGTCTTCGATCACAATGACACATGGCACAATGGGTTCATTCTCTTCTCATTTGGCTTCCTCTTCTCTCCCTCCTCCTCTCCAATTAAGGGCGCCCACTAGTGCCCCAATGCAAGCTGAGTTttcaaagaaaggaaagaattcCTTATCTTTTGATCTGGATCTTTAATCACATATGAAGATACCATTTCTTCTGTTCCTTCACATCTGATTCCTCAATATGGGTACTAGATTTAGGTAAGAGGCTTTCAAGAAATTTTCAAGTCTAGCCTTTTTTGagtttctttttgttgattGTTTAAATATTGTCAGCAAATTAAAAGATGAGGTTTTGGGTATATTGTGAAGATCAAAAGATGGAAGAGTGGTGCAAGAAATGTGGAGTTTGAAAAACGCTTTCAATTGTGTATAATACATATATACAGATAAATATCAGAATATTTCCatcaatgtttttcttttagtgACTGGTGGCTTAACTTATTGTTATATCTTGACTCTATACATGCAATGGACTCTCCCCAGTTTGTTTGGGTAAATTTCTGTTCCCTCTTTAGCCATCAACTTCAAGCTTACTCTCTCTCTTGATGACAGCATTTTATGGTACATTGCTAGAGAAAGGATATAAAGTGGAAACTTCTTTcctattttctcttcttcttctttttgttttgtttgtattaCCTCATTGGGTTAATATTCTTGATGATGCTTAGTTGAGTTGGATTGCAGGTTCTGCGCAGAAAGTTTTCAGCAGCTGTAAAAGTTAGCTTCTGTATTCTTactctttttttactttatttattttttaatcaatctcTCTACATCTTAAAAACTACTACTAGCATTGTTACATTTCTTTCTCCGCAACACGATGTTTCTTTTACAGCCACCTTCTTGTCTGGATTGcaacaaacacaaacaaaaactgCTTTTGTGTTGAAAGAGATTTATCAATAAGGTATCGTGATACCACCGAATCTTTTTAAGCGGTCAAGTGCTTTGTTTAATGTCTTTTGAAGCCCATTTTGCGTATGGAAATCTGAGGTTAAAGAGAGCACTGTATTCTGTGTGTTTCAGTTTTTATATGATGGTTACATTGTATATTTTATGGTTCTTAGTTTAGAATCTAGCTCGCTCTAACATTGCTTGCATAGGCTACCCTTTCTAACTTTAGCGGTAGAAAAATTAATGGGGTGGTCTTCAGCaactttatgtttttgttattgcaAAATCCGACGAGCATTAATTCTTTCTTAATTCCTTGGTTTGTTCTTGAAACTCTAAAATTAACTACTGTAGTGATTCTATAATCATTCTATATACGAATTCTCAATCATGAAAGAGTTATGAATCCTTGCTTCTCGTTGAAATtctggatttttctttttagtttttccaaGCACTATATCTAATTTCTACTGATTACAATCGTAGCCTTGTTCGATTTGATTCGGAaatgatacacacacacacacacacattgatccctttttatttttattttttttcattttgtgcgTGTGTGTCTGTGCAGATGATGAATATGGGATTCAATATGCATCCTTCTTTACATGATAGCATCTTCACAACCCATAACATTTTGTACTGAGCTTTGGCTCTGTCTGTGGTCAAGACTGCTGTCATTTCGAAGGTACAATTACTGCCTTCACGGATGGTTCCTGAAAATTCCTTTTATGGTATGTGCACTGCCAACAAATCTTCTCCTGGtgctttgatgtttttgttcatACTTCAAaacctaataaattaatttcatcatgTTAGAGAGATCATATCTTCGGGAAGCTGCTAAAATATTCTGTTTCTAATTGCACAAAAGATCATTAATTTGGGCATTGAGCTCAAGAGAGACCACGTTAAGACCCCTAaatcttcaaaaatattataaatctttGGAATTGGTTCTTCAATTTATGGAAGCTTGATGGATAGCGTCTCTGTCAGAAACTCTGCAGTTTTTCACCTCATGTGGACGTCACTACAAAACACCTACCGGTCATAAAAGTAGAATCCAAAAAATCTTTGCAAACAAATCAACTCTCAATTAGGGAAGAAAATGACTgtaattaatataacaaaaacaatgaaagtAATAATTAAGTACATTAAGAAGAAGTTAATTAGATCAATTCATGCACATGCATGATTGGAAGCCAAAACTATGTTTTGGTCGGAATAAGTATACGTGTACCTACACACACTACATGTTCTTTCACATCTGATTACTGTTAGTAATTCGATGAGTAcatgtaattaattatgtaCATTGGTATACTTAATTTGGGAAGCATGACGTTATGGTCAAAGAGATTGTTGTGCCTAAGATATTGTTTGAAGCCGCAAAACTCATCCATTGATTTGGACACCTGAGTCACGACTTCAATTAAAGTAGTTGGAGCTTTGATAATTTAGACAGTAAAACGGCCTCTTTTAGACAATTGTGGAGATTTTATCAACTTTTGGCTAATAAGAAGATAGccaaaaaagtagaaaaaagaagaagaagaagaagaagaaaagccatTAAAGCACGGCTgctgcaacaaaaaaaaacacgtgaTCACGGCCATTGACTATGGATCCATTATATGGAACCAACTGTTTTTcactaaaagaaaacagaagacATTCATCGAATCAAATTTAAGCAGTTGATTAGCAATAATATTCGATAATTACTGTATGTTCAATGTAAAATTGCTCCATAAAGCTATATAATTacacatttcttcttcttcttcagacCAACGATTTTTTTGTATGTATGAGAGTCCATTTGCTTTGCATGGTAAAAATACCTTTGGGAATTGATGATAAAATTAGTTGAATGTTTTCCCAATTAGAAAATGCTGTCCACGATTAGAGATAAATAAcgaattaagtttttcattatgaaATGCAATAGGGGATTAAAGATTCAAATTCGAATATATCACAGAAAGTGAAGATTTAATGATGGGATATGATATCAACCAAATCCTGAGCAGATATATACTCCATGCTTCTTTCATCAGAATCATGTGAACAAATCTAGCTGATATATTATCTTAGTCATATTTTAAGTAAGCTATCCACATCCAGACTAATGTAATCacagatatatatattctttcttGTGACCTGCCCTCAAATTCAAACCTCAGATGATTAGGGGGGAGGAAATCCACTAACCACCAGATTCCAAAGTGTCTTATGATTTGTAACAAAATTAATGTATATGTTGTTGATGTGTTAATTTTAGTGCAGGTAGAGGAAGGCATTCATGGTAACCATATATGTcatcatttttatgttttcacaGTTTGTTAAATTCATATTAATCAGTTGCTTGCACAATGGGATTATGTTATTAAATGAGCCTTTCAATCTATCATTCCTTCTATATATGATCATCTTGTCGGTAagtgttttcttaatttaagaTGATACATCATTAATTGATTCCTTCTTAATTAAGTTTGATTTGTGCAGCCCTAAACTGAGTTCCATGATCTTACACCGATCGTCCTCGTGCTGCACGTATCAGAAATGCTCTATTATACATTTTGCCTCCATAGCAAAacgatgatatatatattttttgaggaATAGAATTGGCATGTACAATTTCCCTCCCAGCTAGCTAACCTACTGTAAGAAATTGCTGAGAAGTTCCTTTTATATCCGGATCAGTGGTTTAATTTCGAgataaattcttaatttatgttTCTTCTACAGTTTGATTATGAGAATGCAATCGCCGAGTTCGACGGCAAGCTCTAGCTAGCTAGGATGTGTACCCGTTAGGGGGTTGCAACTGATCAATCTTTGCCATATGAGCCAAGAGCT
Protein-coding sequences here:
- the LOC133691446 gene encoding B3 domain-containing transcription factor NGA1-like; this encodes MNFVEGERGDFDKEEQGEEKQEGEEAVKTSKLLFSSPCTSSSSTKYTNFLPGHHNMWPGSFDQSQQDSKTQEPSLNFDKKLELMELSLGNNNETERTSAGAVVGARESMEREHMFDKVVTPSDVGKLNRLVIPKQHAERYFPLDSSSNEKGLLLNFEDRNGKPWRFRYSYWNSSQSYVMTKGWSRFVKEKRLDAGDIVSFQRGVGESGKHRLFIDWRRRPNAPDPTTFSHLELQNQQHYPQSVRWGRLYSMPQSNLSMQQPQLRHLNYSIHPYQQQQHQNRNHQNHYHQPSTISYGNSAQYYLRPPETLQIGAMHQQAGGSHVPLVIDSVPVVHGKTAGKRLRLFGVNMDCPTQDDGQSSSITMTHGTMGSFSSHLASSSLPPPLQLRAPTSAPMQAEFSKKGKNSLSFDLDL